AGGAATATTAGGTGGCGGACAATTAGGTAAAATGCTTTTGTTCGACACCAGAAAATTTGATATACAAACTTACGTTCTGGATCCGAGTGACGAAGCGCCTAGTAAAATTGCCTGTAATAAATTCTTTCAGGGCGATTTAATGGATTATGATACGGTTTACAATTTTGGAAAACAAGTTGATGTTTTGACTTTTGAAATCGAATTGGTAAACCTTGAAGCTTTAACGCAATTAGAAAATGAGGGTTTAAAAGTATATCCATCTCCTAAAACCTTAAAAGGAATACAGAATAAAGGTGTTCAAAAAGATTTTTATGCTGCAAATAATATCCCAACTGCACCTTATAAAAGATTCGGAAATTTAGAAAATCTAAAATCTGCCGTTTCATCAAACGAAGTTGCCTTGCCATTTGTATGGAAATGTACTGAATTTGGTTATGATGGAAATGGCGTAAAAATAGTTCGCCAAGTTTCCGATTTAGATACGCTTCCAAATGTGGAATGTATTTCAGAAACTATGGTTCCTTTTAAAAACGAACTGGCGGTAATTGTCTGCAGAAATCCATCAGGAGAAATTAAAACGTATCCGGTTGTAGAAATGGAATTCCACCCGGAAGCCAATCAGGTTGAATATGTAATCTGTCCGGCAAGAATCGATGATAAAGTCGCTGAAAAAGCCAGAGCAATTGCTTTAAACGTTTCAGAAAAATTCAATCATGTTGGTTTATTGGCAGTTGAAATGTTCCAAACCAATGATGATGAAATTTTGGTAAACGAAGTTGCTCCACGCCCGCACAATTCCGGTCATTATTCTATTGAAGCGAGTTATACCTCACAGTTCGAAAATCATTTACGTGCTATCTTAGATCTTCCGTTAGGAGATACAGACAGTAAACTTGCCGGAATTATGGTTAATTTAGTTGGTGCCGAAGGTTTCTCCGGAGATGTTGTCTACGAAAATATCGAAACCATTTTAGGATGGAACGGTGTTACGCCACATATTTACGGTAAAAAACAAACACGTCCTTTTAGAAAAATGGGGCACGTTACGATTGTAAATGAAGATATGGCGGAGGCGAGACGAATTGCTGAGCAGGTTAAGAATACTATTAGAGTGATTAGTCAATAGTAATTAGCATACAAAAAATATCGTTTGCCACAAATTACACAAATTTTCACAAATTTTTCTTAGTGAATTTTAAATTTAATTCGTGTGAATTTGTGGAATTCGTGGCAAAAACAAATAACTTAAGATTTCAGCTTGTCAACTTGCAACCTGAAACTTGAAACAAAAACAAAAAACATGAGCAAAGTAGCCATCATAATGGGAAGCATCTCAGACATGCCAGTCATGCAGGATGCGATTGATATACTAAAACAATTCAATATCGAAACAGAAGTTGATATCGTTTCGGCACACAGAACACCGGAGAAATTATTTGATTTTAGTAAAAATGCACACAATCGCGGGATTTCGGCAATTATTGCCGGAGCTGGTGGAGCGGCACATTTGCCGGGAATGGTAGCTTCGATGTCGCCGCTTCCTGTAATTGGGGTTCCGGTAAAATCAAGCAATTCTATTGATGGCTGGGATTCGGTTTTATCGATTTTGCAAATGCCTGGTGGTGTTCCGGTTGCGACTGTGGCGCTAAATGGTGCAAAAAATGCCGGAATCTTAGCTGCACAAATCATCGGAAGCCATGATAAAAAAGTTCTGGATACGATTATTGCTTATAAAGAAGAATTGAAAGCGGCGGTTAATAAGGCGGCTGATGGTTTGAAGAAGTAAATTTTAATTCCACAGAGATTCACAAAAAAACTCAAAGACTCACAAAAATAACTTAGTGTATCTCTGCGTTTTCTTTGTGAATCTTTGCGTAACAATACTATACAAATATGAGCATCTTAACACAATATTTCAACACTAAACATAATACTGCGCCTTTTTCGCAAATTAAAATCGAAGATTATTTTCCGGCTTTTCAGGAAGGAATTGCTTTGGCGAAAGCTGAAATTGATGCCATCGTAAATAATCCTGAAGGACCAACTTTTGAAAACACGATTCTGGCAATGGAATTTTCGGGTGAAATTCTGGATCGTCTTTCGAGTATTTTCTTCAATTTGAATTCGGCTGAAACGAATGACGAAATGCAGAAAATCGCTCAGGAAGTTTCGCCTTTACTGGCTGAATTCGGGAATGATATTACACTGAATGCCGAATTGTTTGCTAAAATAAAAGCCGTTTACAACCAAAAAGAGAGTCTGAATCTAACTCCTGAGCAGATTACACTTTTAGATAAAAAATACAAGAGTTTCTCAAGAAACGGAGCCAATTTAGCCGAAGACAAAAAAGACCGCTT
The Flavobacterium flavigenum genome window above contains:
- the purE gene encoding 5-(carboxyamino)imidazole ribonucleotide mutase, whose amino-acid sequence is MSKVAIIMGSISDMPVMQDAIDILKQFNIETEVDIVSAHRTPEKLFDFSKNAHNRGISAIIAGAGGAAHLPGMVASMSPLPVIGVPVKSSNSIDGWDSVLSILQMPGGVPVATVALNGAKNAGILAAQIIGSHDKKVLDTIIAYKEELKAAVNKAADGLKK
- a CDS encoding 5-(carboxyamino)imidazole ribonucleotide synthase, producing MNYFSSDFKLGILGGGQLGKMLLFDTRKFDIQTYVLDPSDEAPSKIACNKFFQGDLMDYDTVYNFGKQVDVLTFEIELVNLEALTQLENEGLKVYPSPKTLKGIQNKGVQKDFYAANNIPTAPYKRFGNLENLKSAVSSNEVALPFVWKCTEFGYDGNGVKIVRQVSDLDTLPNVECISETMVPFKNELAVIVCRNPSGEIKTYPVVEMEFHPEANQVEYVICPARIDDKVAEKARAIALNVSEKFNHVGLLAVEMFQTNDDEILVNEVAPRPHNSGHYSIEASYTSQFENHLRAILDLPLGDTDSKLAGIMVNLVGAEGFSGDVVYENIETILGWNGVTPHIYGKKQTRPFRKMGHVTIVNEDMAEARRIAEQVKNTIRVISQ